A region from the Thauera humireducens genome encodes:
- the dcd gene encoding dCTP deaminase: protein MSIKSDKWIRRMAQEAGMIEPFAPELVRSNDSGRIVSYGTSSYGYDVRVANEFKIFTNINSTIVDPKDFDARNFVDFTGDVCIIPPNSFALARTVEYFRIPRSVLTVCLGKSTYARCGIIVNVTPLEPEWEGHVTLEFSNTTPLPAKIYANEGVAQMLFFESDEVCETSYKDRGGKYLGQTGVTLPKI, encoded by the coding sequence ATGTCCATCAAGTCCGACAAGTGGATCCGCCGCATGGCCCAAGAGGCCGGCATGATCGAGCCCTTCGCGCCGGAACTGGTGCGCAGCAACGACAGCGGCCGCATCGTCTCGTACGGCACCTCGAGCTATGGCTACGACGTGCGCGTGGCGAACGAATTCAAGATCTTCACCAACATCAACTCCACCATCGTCGACCCCAAGGACTTCGATGCGCGCAACTTCGTCGATTTCACCGGCGACGTCTGCATCATTCCGCCGAACTCCTTCGCGCTGGCGCGCACGGTCGAGTACTTCCGCATCCCGCGCAGTGTGCTCACGGTGTGCCTGGGCAAGAGCACCTATGCGCGCTGCGGCATCATCGTCAACGTCACGCCGCTCGAGCCCGAGTGGGAAGGTCACGTGACGCTGGAGTTCTCCAACACCACGCCGCTGCCGGCCAAGATCTACGCCAACGAAGGGGTAGCGCAGATGCTGTTCTTCGAATCGGACGAGGTGTGCGAGACGTCCTACAAGGACCGCGGTGGCAAGTACCTCGGTCAGACCGGCGTCACGCTGCCGAAGATCTGA
- a CDS encoding acylphosphatase, whose amino-acid sequence MPEDEDIEIVARHLSIQGRVQGVWYRASAQAEARRLGLRGWVRNRHDGSVEALVIGLQAAIDAFIDWAQIGPPKAQVLRIEISTADEEPTEGFEQRPTC is encoded by the coding sequence ATGCCTGAAGACGAGGACATCGAGATCGTCGCCCGCCACCTGAGCATCCAAGGGCGGGTGCAAGGGGTGTGGTATCGCGCCAGCGCGCAGGCCGAAGCCCGTCGGCTGGGCCTGCGCGGGTGGGTGCGCAACCGTCACGACGGCAGCGTGGAAGCCTTGGTCATCGGCCTGCAAGCCGCGATCGACGCATTCATCGATTGGGCGCAGATCGGCCCGCCGAAGGCCCAGGTGCTGCGCATCGAGATCAGTACGGCCGACGAGGAACCGACCGAAGGCTTCGAGCAACGGCCCACGTGCTGA
- a CDS encoding thymidylate synthase gives MRQYLELMRHVLEHGDRKTDRTGTGTLSVFGWQMRFRLQDGFPLLTTKKLHTRSIIHELLWFLQGDTNIRYLKDNGVSIWDEWADEKGELGPVYGKQWRRWETADGTTVDQITKLVEGIKRNPDSRRHIVSAWNPGEVDRMALPPCHALFQFYVANGRLSCQLYQRSADIFLGVPFNIASYALLTHMVAQVCELEPGDFVWTGGDCHLYLNHLEQTREQLSREPRALPTLRMNPAVKDIFGFRFEDFSLEGYDPHPHIKAPVAV, from the coding sequence ATGCGACAGTATCTTGAACTCATGCGTCACGTGCTCGAACACGGTGACCGCAAGACCGACCGGACGGGAACCGGCACCCTGTCCGTCTTTGGCTGGCAGATGCGCTTTCGGCTGCAGGACGGCTTCCCGCTTCTGACCACGAAGAAGCTGCACACGCGGTCGATCATCCACGAGCTTCTGTGGTTCCTTCAGGGCGACACGAACATCCGCTACCTGAAGGACAACGGCGTCTCGATCTGGGATGAGTGGGCAGACGAGAAGGGCGAACTCGGTCCGGTGTACGGAAAACAGTGGCGGCGCTGGGAAACCGCGGACGGCACGACGGTCGACCAGATCACCAAGCTGGTCGAAGGCATCAAACGCAACCCGGACTCGCGCCGCCATATCGTTTCGGCGTGGAACCCGGGTGAAGTGGATAGGATGGCACTGCCGCCCTGTCATGCCCTGTTCCAGTTCTACGTCGCCAACGGACGCCTGTCCTGCCAGCTGTACCAGCGTAGTGCGGACATCTTCCTCGGCGTGCCGTTCAACATCGCATCCTATGCGCTGCTGACGCACATGGTGGCACAGGTGTGCGAGCTCGAACCGGGCGATTTCGTGTGGACGGGAGGCGACTGCCACCTCTACCTGAACCACCTGGAGCAGACCCGCGAGCAGTTGTCGCGCGAGCCGCGCGCACTGCCGACGCTGAGGATGAATCCGGCGGTGAAGGACATCTTCGGCTTCCGCTTCGAGGATTTCAGCCTCGAAGGCTACGACCCGCATCCCCACATCAAGGCGCCGGTGGCGGTATGA
- the metG gene encoding methionine--tRNA ligase, whose amino-acid sequence MPRKILVTNALPYANGDIHLGHLVGYIQADIWVRYQRMRGHSVHYVCADDTHGTPVMLRAEKEGLTPEQLINRVHGEHLRDFTAFGVAFDNYHSTHSAENRFYAEDIYGKLKSGGLIDTRSIEQYYDPVKEMFLPDRFIKGECPKCGAADQYGDNCEACGAAYAPTELKNPYSAVSGAKPVLKTSEHYFFRLSDERAVAFLREWTHGTNAAGERRLQAEAANKMKEWLGEEGENKLSDWDISRDAPYFGFEIPGAPGKYFYVWLDAPIGYLASFRNLAEKRAAAGEAIAVEDYTDAARAAAAGTEMVHFIGKDILYFHALFWPAMLKFAGYNTPSQLCVNGFLTVDGAKMSKSRGTFITAHSYIAQKLNPEWLRYYFAGKSNGTMEDVDLNLDDMIAKVNSDLVGKFVNIASRCAGFIGKRFDGKLGAVDAAACAEFAAAWTEGRIAAAYDELDYSRALREIMRLADVANQYVNDHKPWELAKQEGQEAHLHAVCSTALTMFRDLTRYLKPVLPALAAQVEAFLAIPAMDWQGDWAALPAGHAIQAYSHLMTRVERKQIDALLEANRESLAPAAAPVKDAKAASSQQRHAEKQQHTAQAAETPSPHISIDDFTKVDLRIARIVNAEHVEGADKLIRLQLDIGETDEAGNAKPRQVFAGIKSAYDPATLIGRTTVMVANLAPRKMKFGMSEGMVLAASDPEGKTGGLYILSPDAGAEPGMRVK is encoded by the coding sequence ATGCCCCGCAAGATTCTCGTCACCAACGCCCTGCCCTACGCCAATGGCGACATCCACCTCGGCCACCTGGTGGGCTACATCCAGGCCGACATCTGGGTCCGCTACCAGCGCATGCGAGGCCATTCGGTGCACTACGTCTGTGCGGACGACACCCACGGCACGCCGGTCATGCTGCGCGCCGAGAAGGAAGGCCTGACGCCCGAGCAGCTCATCAACCGCGTACATGGCGAACACCTGCGTGACTTCACCGCCTTCGGCGTCGCCTTCGACAATTACCACTCCACGCACAGCGCCGAGAACCGCTTCTACGCCGAGGACATCTACGGCAAGCTGAAGAGCGGCGGGCTCATCGACACACGCTCGATCGAGCAGTACTACGATCCGGTCAAGGAGATGTTCCTCCCCGACCGCTTCATCAAGGGCGAGTGTCCCAAGTGCGGCGCAGCCGACCAGTACGGCGACAACTGCGAGGCCTGCGGCGCCGCCTACGCCCCCACCGAGCTCAAGAACCCCTACTCCGCGGTGTCCGGCGCCAAACCGGTGCTGAAGACCTCGGAGCACTACTTCTTCCGCCTCTCGGACGAGCGCGCGGTCGCCTTCCTGCGCGAATGGACGCACGGCACCAACGCCGCTGGCGAACGCCGCCTGCAGGCGGAAGCGGCCAACAAGATGAAGGAGTGGCTGGGCGAGGAAGGCGAGAACAAGCTCTCGGACTGGGACATCTCGCGCGACGCACCCTACTTCGGCTTCGAGATCCCGGGCGCGCCGGGCAAGTACTTCTACGTCTGGCTTGACGCGCCGATCGGCTACCTCGCCAGTTTCCGCAACCTCGCAGAGAAGCGCGCCGCCGCCGGCGAGGCGATTGCCGTCGAGGACTACACCGACGCCGCCCGCGCCGCCGCAGCCGGCACCGAGATGGTGCACTTCATCGGCAAGGACATCCTCTATTTCCACGCCCTGTTCTGGCCGGCGATGCTGAAGTTCGCCGGCTACAACACGCCGAGCCAGCTGTGCGTCAACGGCTTCCTCACCGTGGACGGCGCCAAGATGAGCAAGAGCCGCGGCACCTTCATCACCGCGCACTCCTACATCGCGCAGAAGCTCAACCCCGAGTGGCTGCGCTACTACTTCGCGGGCAAATCCAACGGCACCATGGAAGACGTCGACCTCAACCTCGACGACATGATCGCCAAGGTGAATTCCGACCTCGTCGGCAAGTTCGTGAACATCGCCAGCCGCTGCGCCGGCTTCATCGGCAAGCGCTTCGACGGCAAGCTGGGCGCGGTCGATGCCGCCGCCTGTGCCGAGTTCGCCGCGGCCTGGACCGAGGGCCGCATCGCCGCCGCCTATGACGAGCTCGACTACAGCCGCGCACTGCGCGAGATCATGCGGCTGGCCGACGTCGCCAATCAGTACGTCAACGACCACAAGCCGTGGGAACTCGCCAAGCAGGAAGGGCAGGAAGCCCATCTGCATGCCGTGTGCAGCACCGCGCTGACGATGTTCCGCGACCTCACCCGCTATCTCAAGCCGGTGCTGCCGGCGCTGGCCGCGCAGGTCGAGGCCTTCCTCGCCATCCCCGCAATGGACTGGCAGGGTGATTGGGCAGCGCTGCCCGCCGGCCACGCCATCCAGGCCTACAGCCACCTGATGACCCGCGTCGAGCGCAAGCAGATCGACGCCCTGCTCGAGGCCAACCGCGAATCGCTCGCGCCGGCCGCTGCCCCGGTGAAGGACGCCAAGGCGGCCTCCTCCCAGCAGCGCCACGCCGAGAAGCAGCAGCACACCGCGCAGGCGGCCGAGACGCCGTCGCCCCACATCTCGATCGACGACTTCACCAAGGTCGACCTGCGCATCGCCCGCATCGTCAACGCGGAGCACGTCGAAGGTGCCGACAAGCTGATCCGCCTGCAACTCGACATCGGCGAGACCGACGAGGCCGGCAACGCCAAGCCGCGCCAGGTGTTCGCTGGCATCAAGTCGGCCTACGACCCGGCAACGCTGATCGGACGCACGACGGTGATGGTTGCCAACCTCGCGCCACGCAAGATGAAGTTCGGCATGAGCGAAGGCATGGTGCTGGCTGCCTCCGACCCGGAAGGCAAGACCGGCGGCCTCTACATCCTGTCGCCGGATGCGGGCGCCGAACCGGGCATGCGGGTGAAATGA
- a CDS encoding arginine/lysine/ornithine decarboxylase has translation MRFHFPIIIIDEDFRSENTSGLGIRALAKAIEDEGMEVLGVTSYGDLTSFAQQQSRGSTFILSIDDEEFSSPEASAKAIADLRAFVVEIRFRNADIPIFLHGETRTTRHIPNDVLREMHGFIHMFEDTPEFIARYVVREAKNYLDSLAPPFFRALVHYAADSSYSWHCPGHSGGVAFLKSPVGQMFHQFFGENMLRADVCNAVDELGQLLDHTGPVAASERNAARIFNCDHLYFVTNGTSTSNKMVWHTTVAPGDIVVVDRNCHKSILHSIIMTGAVPVFLTPTRNHYGIIGPIPLEEFSMENIQKKIEANPFAREAKNKKPRILTITQSTYDGVVYNVETIKEMLDGQIDTLHFDEAWLPHAAFHDFYGDYHAIGADRPRCRESMVFSTQSTHKLLAGLSQASQILVQDSQTRKLDRDIFNEAYLMHTSTSPQYAIIASCDVAAAMMEAPGGPALVNESLSEAVEFRRAMRKVDADFGDEEWWFQVWGPEFLAEEGIGSREDWTLKAGERWHGFGNLAEGFNILDPIKATIITPGLNMDGDFAEHTGIPAAIVTKYLAEHGIIVEKTGLYSFFIMFTIGITKGRWNTMVTELQQFKDDYDRNQPLWRVMPEFIAKHPRYERVGLKDLCNQIHSFYKDHDVARLTTEMYLSDMVPAMKPADAFAKMAHREIERVVLDELEGRVTAMLVTPYPPGIPLLIPGERFNATIVRYLKFARDFNARFPGFETDIHGLVKGEDGRYHVDCVRD, from the coding sequence ATGAGATTTCACTTCCCCATCATCATCATCGACGAGGATTTCCGTTCGGAGAACACCTCGGGGCTGGGGATTCGCGCGCTCGCCAAGGCGATCGAGGACGAGGGCATGGAGGTGCTGGGTGTTACCAGCTACGGCGACCTCACCTCGTTCGCGCAGCAGCAGAGCCGCGGCTCGACCTTCATCCTGTCGATCGACGACGAGGAGTTTTCCTCGCCCGAGGCTTCGGCCAAGGCCATTGCCGATCTGCGCGCCTTCGTCGTGGAGATCCGCTTCCGCAACGCCGACATCCCGATCTTCCTGCACGGCGAGACGCGCACCACGCGCCACATCCCCAACGATGTGCTGCGCGAGATGCACGGCTTCATCCACATGTTCGAGGATACACCGGAGTTCATCGCGCGCTACGTCGTGCGCGAAGCGAAGAACTACCTGGATTCGCTGGCGCCGCCCTTCTTCCGCGCGCTGGTGCACTACGCCGCCGACAGCTCGTATTCCTGGCACTGCCCGGGGCACTCCGGCGGCGTCGCCTTCCTGAAGAGTCCGGTGGGGCAGATGTTCCACCAGTTCTTCGGCGAGAACATGCTGCGGGCCGACGTGTGCAATGCGGTGGATGAGCTCGGCCAGCTGCTCGACCATACCGGCCCGGTCGCCGCCTCGGAGCGCAACGCGGCGCGGATCTTCAACTGCGATCATCTCTACTTCGTCACCAACGGCACCTCGACCTCGAACAAGATGGTGTGGCACACCACGGTGGCGCCCGGCGACATCGTCGTCGTGGACCGCAACTGCCACAAGTCCATCCTCCACTCGATCATCATGACCGGTGCGGTGCCGGTGTTCCTGACGCCGACGCGCAACCACTACGGCATCATCGGCCCGATCCCGCTGGAAGAGTTCTCGATGGAGAACATCCAGAAGAAGATCGAGGCCAATCCCTTCGCGCGCGAGGCCAAAAACAAGAAGCCGCGCATCCTGACGATCACCCAGTCGACCTACGACGGCGTGGTATACAACGTCGAGACCATCAAGGAGATGCTCGACGGCCAGATCGACACGCTGCACTTCGACGAAGCCTGGCTGCCGCATGCCGCCTTCCACGACTTCTACGGCGACTACCACGCGATCGGCGCCGACCGGCCGCGCTGCCGCGAGTCGATGGTGTTCTCGACGCAATCCACGCACAAGCTGCTGGCGGGCCTGAGCCAGGCCTCGCAGATCCTGGTGCAGGATTCGCAGACGCGCAAACTCGACCGCGACATCTTCAACGAGGCCTACCTGATGCACACGTCCACCTCGCCGCAGTACGCGATCATCGCGTCCTGCGACGTGGCGGCGGCGATGATGGAGGCGCCGGGCGGCCCCGCGCTGGTGAACGAGTCGCTGTCGGAAGCGGTCGAGTTCCGCCGCGCCATGCGCAAGGTCGATGCCGACTTTGGCGACGAAGAGTGGTGGTTCCAGGTCTGGGGGCCGGAGTTCCTCGCCGAGGAAGGCATCGGCAGTCGCGAGGACTGGACGCTGAAGGCAGGCGAGCGTTGGCACGGCTTTGGCAACCTCGCCGAGGGTTTCAACATCCTCGACCCGATCAAGGCCACGATCATCACTCCGGGCCTGAACATGGACGGCGACTTCGCCGAACATACCGGCATCCCGGCAGCGATCGTCACCAAGTACCTGGCGGAACACGGCATCATCGTCGAGAAGACCGGCCTGTATTCCTTCTTCATCATGTTCACGATCGGCATCACCAAGGGCCGCTGGAACACGATGGTGACCGAGCTGCAGCAGTTCAAGGACGACTACGACCGCAACCAGCCGCTGTGGCGCGTGATGCCGGAGTTCATCGCCAAGCACCCCCGCTACGAGCGCGTCGGCCTGAAGGACCTGTGCAATCAGATCCACAGCTTCTACAAGGACCACGACGTCGCGCGACTGACGACCGAGATGTACCTGTCGGACATGGTGCCGGCGATGAAGCCTGCGGACGCCTTCGCCAAGATGGCGCACCGCGAGATCGAGCGCGTGGTGCTGGATGAGCTCGAAGGCCGTGTCACCGCGATGCTGGTCACGCCTTACCCGCCGGGCATTCCGTTGTTGATCCCGGGCGAGCGTTTCAACGCGACGATCGTGCGTTACCTGAAGTTCGCGCGCGATTTCAACGCGCGCTTCCCCGGCTTCGAGACCGACATTCATGGTTTGGTCAAGGGCGAGGACGGGCGCTACCACGTGGACTGCGTCAGGGACTGA
- a CDS encoding dihydrofolate reductase, with protein sequence MSTLPELVIVAAVARNGVIGRDNGLPWRLKADLQHFRTLTMGHPILMGRRTWESLGRPLPGRRNLVVTRDATYQPEGAEVFTDPEAAIAAAAGAERLFVIGGAQLYATLFPRVDRLELTEVWADVPGDAHFPLFDRSDFIEERRDARTADADNEFDFDFVEYRRR encoded by the coding sequence ATGAGCACCCTTCCCGAACTCGTGATCGTCGCTGCAGTCGCCCGCAATGGCGTGATCGGCCGCGACAACGGCCTGCCCTGGCGCCTGAAGGCCGACCTGCAGCATTTCCGCACACTCACCATGGGGCATCCGATCCTGATGGGCCGCAGGACATGGGAATCCCTGGGCCGCCCCCTGCCCGGAAGGCGCAATCTGGTCGTCACCCGCGATGCGACCTACCAGCCGGAAGGGGCGGAGGTCTTCACCGACCCGGAGGCGGCAATTGCGGCGGCCGCGGGAGCCGAACGCCTGTTCGTGATCGGCGGCGCACAGCTCTATGCCACGCTGTTCCCGCGCGTCGATCGCCTCGAGCTGACGGAAGTCTGGGCCGACGTGCCGGGCGACGCGCACTTCCCTCTGTTCGACCGCTCGGACTTCATCGAGGAGCGGCGCGATGCACGCACAGCGGACGCGGACAACGAGTTCGACTTCGACTTCGTCGAGTACCGCCGCCGCTGA
- the apbC gene encoding iron-sulfur cluster carrier protein ApbC: MSLDQQTVTDALKQVIDPNTGKDFVSTRCIRNLAVDGGNVAFEVELGYPAKSQHEPIRAQLANALAGLPGIGRVDIKVNSKVVAHAVQQGVKLLPGVRNIIAVASGKGGVGKSTTAVNLALALAAEGARVGILDADIYGPSQPQMLGIGDQRPMSDDGKTMIPLEAYGIQAMSIGFLIEQDTPMVWRGPMATQALNQMLKDTAWNDLDYLLIDMPPGTGDIQLTLSQSVPVTGAVIVTTPQDIALLDARKGLKMFEKVGVPILGVVENMSIHICSKCGHEEHIFGQGGGEKMCADYNIPFLGALPLDIQIRSEADSGAPTVVADPDGRIAGIYKQIARKVAVRIAEKSKDMTHKFPNIVIKNS; this comes from the coding sequence ATGAGTCTTGACCAGCAAACCGTAACCGATGCGCTCAAGCAGGTGATCGACCCCAACACCGGCAAGGATTTTGTCTCCACCCGCTGCATCCGCAACCTGGCGGTGGATGGCGGCAATGTCGCCTTCGAGGTCGAGCTCGGCTATCCGGCGAAGAGCCAGCACGAGCCGATCCGGGCGCAGCTGGCGAATGCGCTGGCGGGGTTGCCGGGCATCGGCCGGGTGGACATCAAGGTCAACAGCAAGGTCGTGGCCCATGCGGTGCAGCAAGGCGTGAAGCTGCTGCCGGGCGTGCGCAACATCATCGCGGTGGCTTCGGGCAAGGGCGGTGTGGGCAAGAGCACGACCGCGGTCAACCTCGCGTTGGCGCTGGCGGCCGAAGGCGCGCGCGTCGGCATCCTGGACGCCGACATCTATGGCCCCTCGCAGCCGCAGATGCTGGGCATCGGCGACCAGCGGCCGATGTCGGACGACGGCAAGACCATGATTCCGCTCGAGGCCTACGGCATCCAGGCGATGTCGATCGGTTTCCTGATCGAGCAGGACACGCCGATGGTGTGGCGCGGCCCGATGGCGACGCAGGCGCTCAACCAGATGCTGAAGGACACGGCCTGGAACGACCTCGACTACCTCCTCATCGACATGCCGCCGGGCACCGGCGACATCCAGCTGACGCTGTCGCAGAGCGTGCCGGTGACCGGCGCGGTGATCGTCACCACGCCGCAGGACATCGCCCTGCTGGACGCGCGCAAGGGCCTGAAGATGTTCGAGAAGGTCGGAGTACCCATCCTCGGCGTGGTCGAGAACATGAGCATCCACATCTGTTCGAAGTGCGGTCATGAAGAACACATCTTCGGCCAGGGCGGCGGCGAGAAGATGTGCGCGGACTACAACATCCCCTTCCTTGGCGCGCTGCCGCTGGACATCCAGATCCGCTCCGAGGCCGACAGCGGCGCACCCACGGTGGTCGCCGATCCGGACGGGCGCATTGCCGGGATCTACAAACAGATCGCGCGCAAGGTGGCCGTGCGCATCGCCGAGAAGTCGAAGGACATGACGCACAAGTTCCCCAACATCGTCATCAAGAACAGCTGA
- a CDS encoding OmpA family protein: MNLRPHLSLLAPVVAAVLMSACATPGTPDASAVLPAADDPIHRHALVREPAPTPDWTRLRQTLNEATRNAPGVTVGAGDAQGLKIEIPVADGFASGSTVIRPSLASALDTIAPSLASEAGVAIKVVGHTDSQGSEMINLRLSIDRAEAVVAYLATRGVAPERLTADGRGEADPLTGNATEEGRARNRRVELLLRATP, translated from the coding sequence ATGAACCTTCGTCCCCACCTGTCGCTCCTTGCCCCCGTCGTCGCGGCAGTGCTGATGTCCGCCTGCGCCACGCCGGGCACGCCCGACGCCTCGGCTGTCCTTCCTGCAGCCGACGACCCGATCCACCGCCACGCCCTGGTGCGCGAGCCTGCGCCCACCCCCGACTGGACGCGCCTGCGCCAGACGCTCAACGAGGCAACGCGCAACGCTCCCGGCGTCACCGTCGGCGCGGGCGACGCGCAGGGCCTCAAGATCGAGATCCCGGTGGCCGACGGCTTCGCCTCCGGCAGCACCGTGATCCGCCCCTCGCTTGCCTCTGCACTCGACACGATCGCGCCCTCCCTGGCCAGCGAGGCGGGCGTCGCGATCAAGGTCGTCGGCCACACCGACAGCCAGGGCAGCGAGATGATCAATCTGCGCCTGTCGATCGACCGCGCCGAAGCGGTCGTCGCCTACCTGGCCACGCGTGGCGTGGCGCCCGAGCGCCTCACCGCCGACGGCCGTGGCGAGGCGGACCCGCTCACCGGCAACGCCACCGAAGAGGGGCGCGCGCGCAACCGGCGCGTCGAACTGCTGCTGCGTGCAACGCCCTGA
- a CDS encoding SulP family inorganic anion transporter has protein sequence MKIQFRPKLLDTLPGYGRAGFTQDLSAGITVGVLALPLAMAFAIASGMSPTAGIWTAIVAGLLISLLGGSRVQIGGPTGAFIPIIYAIVADHGVQNLLIATMMSGVLLFAMGALRLGNMIRFIPLSVVIGFTNGIAVVIFISQIKDFLGLEIDNLPGEFFAKMDALWAALPTINLPTVAVAVTSLAVLLAWNRQARKVPWMARLPGPLAVLIIMTALNALFALPVDTIGSRFGGIPQELPRIGLPELSLGTLGKLVTPAITIALLGAIESLLSARVADSQIDDRHDPNQELMAQGIANVAAPLFGGFAATGAIARTATNIRSGGHTPVAGILHAGVLLAIVLALAPLASAIPLATLSAIVVIVAINMGEWHAFAPSELARYSLNYRTILLGTFFVTVVFDLTLAVELGMVLASLFFIYRMSDLTRIERVPLEEHYGTEAMSRKDGTPRILAYKLFGSLFFGAANKLENLLLMQDGHPDVVILDLDKVISLDTTGLDILQTLHRNLQKRGAHLILCGLNSQPGSLVFRSGFMERLGDENVTANITDALLRAQWLSGQNPEIAYA, from the coding sequence ATGAAGATCCAGTTCCGACCCAAACTCCTAGACACCCTGCCCGGCTACGGCCGGGCCGGATTCACGCAGGACCTGTCCGCCGGCATCACCGTCGGCGTGCTCGCGCTACCGCTGGCCATGGCCTTCGCCATCGCCTCGGGCATGTCCCCCACCGCCGGCATCTGGACCGCCATCGTCGCCGGGCTGCTCATCTCGCTGCTGGGCGGCTCGCGCGTGCAGATCGGCGGCCCGACCGGCGCCTTCATCCCGATCATCTACGCCATCGTCGCCGACCACGGCGTGCAGAACCTGCTGATCGCGACGATGATGTCCGGCGTGCTGCTGTTCGCGATGGGTGCGCTGCGGCTGGGCAACATGATCCGCTTCATCCCGCTGTCGGTCGTCATCGGCTTCACCAACGGCATCGCGGTCGTCATCTTCATCTCGCAGATCAAGGACTTCCTCGGCCTCGAGATCGACAACCTGCCCGGCGAGTTCTTCGCCAAGATGGACGCGCTGTGGGCTGCGTTGCCGACGATCAACCTGCCGACCGTTGCCGTTGCCGTCACGTCGCTCGCCGTGCTGCTGGCCTGGAACCGGCAGGCCAGGAAGGTGCCCTGGATGGCGCGCCTGCCCGGCCCGCTGGCGGTGCTGATCATCATGACGGCGCTCAATGCCCTGTTCGCGCTACCGGTGGACACCATCGGCAGCCGCTTCGGCGGCATCCCGCAGGAACTGCCCCGCATCGGCCTGCCGGAACTCAGCCTCGGCACGCTGGGCAAGCTGGTCACGCCCGCCATCACCATCGCGCTGCTAGGGGCGATCGAGTCGCTGTTGTCGGCTCGCGTCGCCGACAGCCAGATCGACGACCGCCATGACCCCAACCAGGAACTCATGGCGCAAGGCATTGCCAACGTCGCCGCACCGCTGTTCGGCGGCTTCGCCGCCACCGGCGCCATCGCCCGCACCGCGACCAACATCCGCAGCGGGGGCCACACGCCGGTCGCCGGCATCCTGCACGCCGGCGTGCTGCTGGCCATCGTCCTCGCGCTGGCGCCGCTGGCCAGCGCCATCCCGCTCGCCACGCTGTCGGCCATCGTCGTCATCGTCGCGATCAACATGGGCGAGTGGCATGCCTTCGCGCCCAGCGAACTGGCGCGCTACTCGCTGAACTACCGCACGATCCTGCTCGGCACCTTCTTCGTCACCGTGGTGTTCGACCTGACGCTCGCGGTGGAACTGGGCATGGTGCTGGCGAGCCTGTTCTTCATCTACCGCATGTCGGACCTGACCCGCATCGAGCGCGTGCCGCTGGAGGAACATTACGGCACCGAGGCCATGAGCCGTAAAGACGGCACCCCGCGCATCCTCGCCTACAAGCTGTTCGGCAGCCTGTTCTTCGGCGCTGCCAACAAGCTGGAGAACCTGCTGCTGATGCAGGACGGCCACCCGGACGTGGTGATCCTCGACCTGGACAAGGTCATCAGCCTCGACACCACCGGCCTCGACATCCTGCAGACCCTGCACCGCAACCTGCAGAAACGCGGCGCGCACCTCATCCTGTGCGGTCTGAACTCGCAGCCCGGCTCGCTGGTGTTCCGTTCCGGCTTCATGGAGCGCCTCGGTGACGAGAACGTCACCGCCAACATCACCGACGCGCTGCTGCGCGCCCAGTGGCTCAGCGGCCAGAACCCGGAGATCGCCTATGCCTGA